A window of the Bos indicus x Bos taurus breed Angus x Brahman F1 hybrid chromosome X, Bos_hybrid_MaternalHap_v2.0, whole genome shotgun sequence genome harbors these coding sequences:
- the LOC113886742 gene encoding doublesex- and mab-3-related transcription factor C2-like produces the protein MDPNEMPGMPSCLPDSTPGLETGAPRGIELGPRGSIRRCARCHNHGITDQIKDEEHLCLFQACKCHKCVLSSEHDSILPAERDLKTDQGPHLRRRPTRGRIRGGTTSPRARSRGKKSGTQARVPDNLRRRSAARSSPGLFVSVLDSSTLEEATNNFSFEGVAQIPCPAQQAPEASNQASVSASSEWQQKLEAAQALLTLKRSSWAPSGSISVPQPCVAPAPDEDKGPQPSSPSL, from the exons CTGGACTTGAGACCGGAGCCCCACGTGGCATTGAACTTGGCCCCAGAGGATCTATACGTCGCTGTGCCCGCTGCCACAaccatggcatcactgaccaaaTCAAGGACGAGGAGCACCTCTGCCTCTTCCAGGCCTGCAAGTGTCACAAATGTGTTCTCTCCTC GGAACACGACAGCATCTTGCCTGCTGAACGTGACTTGAAGACGGACCAGGGGCCACACCTAAGGAGGCGCCCGACTCGAGGACGGATCAGGGGTGGGACTACCTCTCCCAGAGCTCGCAGCCGTGGCAAGAAGTCGGGCACTCAAGCAAGAGTCCCCG ACAATCTTCGAAGGCGCTCTGCTGCTCGGTCAAGTCCTGGACTCTTTGTCTCTGTCCTGGACTCCAGCACCCTTGAAGAAGCAACTAACAATTTCTCTTTTGAGGGAGTCGCACAgatcccctgccctgcccagcag GCTCCCGAAGCTTCCAACCAGGCCTCGGTTTCTGCCTCCTCAGAGTGGCAGCAAAAACTGGAAGCAGCCCAGGCTCTGCTGACTCTGAAAAGATCTTCCTGGGCCCCTTCTGGCTCCATCTCTGTGCCCCAGCCCTGCGTTGCTCCAG CTCCTGATGAAGATAAAGGACCTCAGCCTTCTAGCCCCTCTCTTTGA